One genomic window of Nerophis lumbriciformis linkage group LG29, RoL_Nlum_v2.1, whole genome shotgun sequence includes the following:
- the LOC133572187 gene encoding fibroblast growth factor receptor substrate 2-like isoform X2 produces the protein MGSCSSCPEKELIPDNHQSKFKVINVDDDGNELGSGVMELTDAELVLHTHRRDDVKWPYLCLRRYGYDSNLFSFESGRRCQTGQGIFAFKCSRAEEIFNMLQEVMHSHSISVVEEAVLEPNHQGALSPAALGYSVPTVPNGVSNRIPSVGDVPSHPSSRHPSVASTRLPSVGEESTHPLLVADDNVHTYVNTTGLLEEQPSPLTVTTPLESPTSPQACCPPTPPPPPRVSVDVPPLQEPQVLLEPQGVRFVLGPTPVQRRQQEAGETEVTNGHAAPDEPPAAPSAAHSNGSSTNSAAAPRRHRPPPLTPDLQNVNNSAQRRTALLDYENLPALPPVWEARKSSWEDEESGSLKTPSLNGFNHPHHCCPLPLSAALEPSHNYVNTENVTAPLSAHRPDTARRRTDGPTIFNFDFRRPTGYTEPPKTLNYIEVEMDNGGGNRGASDGSNPHTPRTPTSPMPPTTPTRRTELYALIDIERTAAMSNLQRARPRDDGTSRKTRHNSTELPTKSAA, from the exons ATGGGTAGCTGCTCAAGCTGTCCAGAGAAAGAGTTGATcccagataatcatcagagtaaatTCAAG GTGATCAATGTGGACGATGATGGGAATGAGCTGGGCTCTGGCGTAATGGAGCTGACCGACGCCGAGCTGGTCCTTCACACGCATCGCCGCGACGACGTCAAGTGGCCTTACCTGTGCCTGCGTCGCTATGGCTACGACTCCAACCTGTTCTCCTTTGAGAGCGGGCGCCGCTGTCAGACCGGCCAAG GCATTTTTGCTTTCAAATGTTCCCGGGCTGAAGAAATCTTCAACATGCTGCAGGAAGTGATGCACAGTCACAGCATCAGTGTTGTGGAGGAGGCAGTGCTGGAACCCAACCACCAGGGGGCACTCTCTCCTGCAG CTTTGGGATATTCGGTTCCGACGGTCCCGAACGGCGTGTCCAACAGGATCCCGTCGGTGGGCGACGTGCCGTCTCACCCCTCCAGCCGACACCCGTCTGTGGCCAGCACGCGTCTTCCGTCAGTGGGAGAAGAGTCCACACACCCCCTGTTAGTGGCTGACGACAAT GTGCACACGTACGTCAACACGACAGGTCTCCTGGAGGAGCAGCCTAGCCCGCTGACTGTCACCACGCCGCTGGAGAGCCCCACCTCCCCCCAGGCCTGCTGCCCGCCCACTCCACCGCCTCCTCCCCGGGTTAGCGTCGACGTGCCGCCTCTCCAGGAGCCCCAGGTGCTGCTGGAGCCCCAGGGCGTGCGCTTTGTGCTGGGCCCCACCCCCGTTCAGAGGCGGCAGCAGGAGGCCGGTGAGACTGAGGTGACCAATGGTCACGCCGCTCCTGACGAGCCGCCTGCCGCGCCATCCGCCGCCCACTCCAATGGCTCGTCAACCAATTCGGCTGCAGCTCCTCGCCGCCACCGCCCACCCCCGCTAACCCCCGACTTGCAGAATGTCAACAACTCGGCGCAGCGCCGCACGGCCCTGCTGGACTATGAAAACCTTCCAGCGCTCCCGCCTGTTTGGGAGGCCAGGAAGTCAAGCTGGGAGGATGAGGAGAGCGGAAGCCTGAAGACGCCATCACTCAATGGCTTCAACCATCCGCACCATTGCTGCCCCCTTCCGCTTTCCGCTGCCTTGGAGCCCTCGCACAACTACGTCAACACGGAGAATGTGACGGCTCCGCTGAGCGCGCATCGACCTGACACGGCTCGCCGCCGCACTGACGGACCCACAATTTTCAACTTTGACTTCCGCCGGCCAACGGGTTACACCGAGCCGCCCAAGACGCTCAATTACATCGAAGTGGAGATGGACAACGGAGGCGGAAACAGAGGGGCCTCAGACGGCAGCAACCCCCACACACCACGCACCCCCACCTCGCCGATGCCCCCGACCACCCCCACGCGGCGCACAGAGCTGTACGCCCTCATCGACATCGAGCGCACGGCCGCCATGTCCAACCTCCAGAGGGCGCGGCCACGAGACGACGGCACGTCACGTAAAACGCGGCACAACAGCACCGAGCTACCCACCAAAAGCGCTGCGTGA
- the LOC133572187 gene encoding fibroblast growth factor receptor substrate 2-like isoform X1 yields MGSCSSCPEKELIPDNHQSKFKVINVDDDGNELGSGVMELTDAELVLHTHRRDDVKWPYLCLRRYGYDSNLFSFESGRRCQTGQGIFAFKCSRAEEIFNMLQEVMHSHSISVVEEAVLEPNHQGALSPAGTHSEMTKVTCFWNSFFKFLCVCVSALGYSVPTVPNGVSNRIPSVGDVPSHPSSRHPSVASTRLPSVGEESTHPLLVADDNVHTYVNTTGLLEEQPSPLTVTTPLESPTSPQACCPPTPPPPPRVSVDVPPLQEPQVLLEPQGVRFVLGPTPVQRRQQEAGETEVTNGHAAPDEPPAAPSAAHSNGSSTNSAAAPRRHRPPPLTPDLQNVNNSAQRRTALLDYENLPALPPVWEARKSSWEDEESGSLKTPSLNGFNHPHHCCPLPLSAALEPSHNYVNTENVTAPLSAHRPDTARRRTDGPTIFNFDFRRPTGYTEPPKTLNYIEVEMDNGGGNRGASDGSNPHTPRTPTSPMPPTTPTRRTELYALIDIERTAAMSNLQRARPRDDGTSRKTRHNSTELPTKSAA; encoded by the exons ATGGGTAGCTGCTCAAGCTGTCCAGAGAAAGAGTTGATcccagataatcatcagagtaaatTCAAG GTGATCAATGTGGACGATGATGGGAATGAGCTGGGCTCTGGCGTAATGGAGCTGACCGACGCCGAGCTGGTCCTTCACACGCATCGCCGCGACGACGTCAAGTGGCCTTACCTGTGCCTGCGTCGCTATGGCTACGACTCCAACCTGTTCTCCTTTGAGAGCGGGCGCCGCTGTCAGACCGGCCAAG GCATTTTTGCTTTCAAATGTTCCCGGGCTGAAGAAATCTTCAACATGCTGCAGGAAGTGATGCACAGTCACAGCATCAGTGTTGTGGAGGAGGCAGTGCTGGAACCCAACCACCAGGGGGCACTCTCTCCTGCAGGTACACACAGTGAGATGACTAAAGTGACGTGTTTTTGGAATAGTTTCTTCAagtttttgtgtgtatgtgtgtcagCTTTGGGATATTCGGTTCCGACGGTCCCGAACGGCGTGTCCAACAGGATCCCGTCGGTGGGCGACGTGCCGTCTCACCCCTCCAGCCGACACCCGTCTGTGGCCAGCACGCGTCTTCCGTCAGTGGGAGAAGAGTCCACACACCCCCTGTTAGTGGCTGACGACAAT GTGCACACGTACGTCAACACGACAGGTCTCCTGGAGGAGCAGCCTAGCCCGCTGACTGTCACCACGCCGCTGGAGAGCCCCACCTCCCCCCAGGCCTGCTGCCCGCCCACTCCACCGCCTCCTCCCCGGGTTAGCGTCGACGTGCCGCCTCTCCAGGAGCCCCAGGTGCTGCTGGAGCCCCAGGGCGTGCGCTTTGTGCTGGGCCCCACCCCCGTTCAGAGGCGGCAGCAGGAGGCCGGTGAGACTGAGGTGACCAATGGTCACGCCGCTCCTGACGAGCCGCCTGCCGCGCCATCCGCCGCCCACTCCAATGGCTCGTCAACCAATTCGGCTGCAGCTCCTCGCCGCCACCGCCCACCCCCGCTAACCCCCGACTTGCAGAATGTCAACAACTCGGCGCAGCGCCGCACGGCCCTGCTGGACTATGAAAACCTTCCAGCGCTCCCGCCTGTTTGGGAGGCCAGGAAGTCAAGCTGGGAGGATGAGGAGAGCGGAAGCCTGAAGACGCCATCACTCAATGGCTTCAACCATCCGCACCATTGCTGCCCCCTTCCGCTTTCCGCTGCCTTGGAGCCCTCGCACAACTACGTCAACACGGAGAATGTGACGGCTCCGCTGAGCGCGCATCGACCTGACACGGCTCGCCGCCGCACTGACGGACCCACAATTTTCAACTTTGACTTCCGCCGGCCAACGGGTTACACCGAGCCGCCCAAGACGCTCAATTACATCGAAGTGGAGATGGACAACGGAGGCGGAAACAGAGGGGCCTCAGACGGCAGCAACCCCCACACACCACGCACCCCCACCTCGCCGATGCCCCCGACCACCCCCACGCGGCGCACAGAGCTGTACGCCCTCATCGACATCGAGCGCACGGCCGCCATGTCCAACCTCCAGAGGGCGCGGCCACGAGACGACGGCACGTCACGTAAAACGCGGCACAACAGCACCGAGCTACCCACCAAAAGCGCTGCGTGA